The following are encoded together in the Lathyrus oleraceus cultivar Zhongwan6 chromosome 3, CAAS_Psat_ZW6_1.0, whole genome shotgun sequence genome:
- the LOC127125829 gene encoding uncharacterized protein LOC127125829 isoform X2, whose translation MASTSSTETVSPLSQIENGLTPNKRSENLTVTKLQMEKAVRLSQESKVDLPTERAWILLVVIGLAITPLIFPPFPFLCKSAGNCKWGRIKLKRRCSIHCRMKDGLSIDEIC comes from the exons ATGGCTTCGACGAGTTCTACGGAGACGGTCTCTCCTCTTAGCCAGATCGAAAATGGCCTCACCCCTAACAAACGCTCAGAGAACTTAACAGTAACAAAATTGCAAATG GAGAAAGCAGTGAGGTTATCACAAGAAAGTAAAGTGGATTTACCTACCGAGCGTGCATGGATACTCCTGGTTGTTATCGGTCTCGCAATCACTCCTTTGATATTTCCTCCCTTTCCTT TTTTGTGCAAGTCTGCTGGCAATTGTAAATGGGGCAGGATAAAGCTCAAAAGGAGATGTTCAATCCACTGCCGAATGAAAGATG GTCTTTCAATTGATGAAATTTGCTGA
- the LOC127125829 gene encoding uncharacterized protein LOC127125829 isoform X1, with product MASTSSTETVSPLSQIENGLTPNKRSENLTVTKLQMEKAVRLSQESKVDLPTERAWILLVVIGLAITPLIFPPFPFFLVLCKSAGNCKWGRIKLKRRCSIHCRMKDGLSIDEIC from the exons ATGGCTTCGACGAGTTCTACGGAGACGGTCTCTCCTCTTAGCCAGATCGAAAATGGCCTCACCCCTAACAAACGCTCAGAGAACTTAACAGTAACAAAATTGCAAATG GAGAAAGCAGTGAGGTTATCACAAGAAAGTAAAGTGGATTTACCTACCGAGCGTGCATGGATACTCCTGGTTGTTATCGGTCTCGCAATCACTCCTTTGATATTTCCTCCCTTTCCTT tttttttaGTTTTGTGCAAGTCTGCTGGCAATTGTAAATGGGGCAGGATAAAGCTCAAAAGGAGATGTTCAATCCACTGCCGAATGAAAGATG GTCTTTCAATTGATGAAATTTGCTGA